The Paenibacillus sp. FSL H7-0357 nucleotide sequence ACATTGAATCGAATCGTCTTTATCCAGAATGCCAAGTCTTGCGGGTTTACGCTGAGGGAGATCAAGAAGGCACTGGTGAGGTCGGCAGACGGAAGTATCGGGATCGCTGATTTTATCGCAGTTATTGAGCAGAAAGTCATCAGCATTGACCTCGAAATATCAAAGCGGGAAAAGACGAAGGCGCTGTTAGGCGATCTGAAGAGCAACCTCGAATCTGCCGAGAGACATCCGGGGGTGCAGGAAACCTTGCATATTCTTAAGATGGAGCCATAAAGAACCCGGAATACAGATTGCCTCTTGACTGTGTACCATACTACAGGGTTTACAATCCAGACAAAACCTTGTAGGAGGAATGAACAGGATGCAGACACCGATCGAACAGCTTCAAGCCATGAAAAGTTTCTTAAAACAAACAGGCGGCAATTTGGGAAA carries:
- a CDS encoding MerR family transcriptional regulator, encoding MARYLRGELAKEANVNIETLRYYEKHGLLPAPQRTASGYRQYTHETLNRIVFIQNAKSCGFTLREIKKALVRSADGSIGIADFIAVIEQKVISIDLEISKREKTKALLGDLKSNLESAERHPGVQETLHILKMEP